The following proteins are co-located in the Castor canadensis chromosome 5, mCasCan1.hap1v2, whole genome shotgun sequence genome:
- the Gmnc gene encoding geminin coiled-coil domain-containing protein 1 isoform X2, translating to MNTILPCQDQYFAGGQSYNCPYSTTTSESSVDVSTETWVSFWAAGLLDNHEPQQAPQEPESSCDLNFPVLDPCSWEETQLSSQLYRNKQLQDTLIQKEEELARLHEENNHLRQYLNSTLVKCLEGKAKKLLSSDEFSKVCGKFRKGKRKTKERRYSPAESPHPKTAKKNLFSECANCEEQPGPPVDPWVLQTLGLKDLNTIDDTLSANYSALSSHHRRVPRTYSQFLDDAVDYENVQGQDLPIDYGGERMPPLHSTANHGEDFCYFSQLSHPPVGLQTLHYHATDVSPNKTDMAFSTSLSPHCNVRTHSFHQGQAFVRRDEEGGWKFTWVPKQP from the exons ATG AACACTATTCTGCCTTGCCAAGACCAGTATTTTGCAGGAGGCCAGAGCTATAATTGCCCGTATTCCACTACAACGTCAGAATCCAGTGTTGACGTTTCCACGGAGACTTGGGTCTCTTTCTGGGCTGCAGGTCTCCTAGACAACCATGAGCCCCAACAAGCACCACAGGAACCGG AATCATCCTGTGACCTGAATTTCCCTGTTCTTGATCCATGTTCATGGGAAGAGACTCAGCTCTCCTCTCAGCTCTATAGAAATAAGCAG CTCCAAGATACTCTGATTCAGAAGGAAGAAGAACTTGCCAGACTACATGAAGAGAATAATCACCTCAGACAATACCTGAATTCTACTTTAGTTAAATGTCTGGAAGGAAAGGCTAAG AAATTGCTGTCATCAGATGAGTTCTCCAAAGTATGTGGAAAATtcagaaaggggaagaggaaaacCAAAGAGCGGAGATACTCTCCCGCTGAGAGTCCCCATCCCAAAACTGCCAAGAAAAACCTATTTAGTGAGTGTGCTAACTGTGAAGAACAGCCTGGGCCCCCTGTGGACCCCTGGGTCCTTCAAACACTTGGGTTGAAAGACCTCAACACCATTGATGACACATTGTCAGCTAACTACAGTGCCCTCTCCTCTCATCACAGAAGAGTCCCCAGAACATACTCCCAGTTTCTGGATGATGCAGTTGATTATGAAAACGTCCAAGGACAGGACCTGCCGATTGACTATGGAGGTGAAAGAATGCCCCCTTTGCACAGCACTGCCAACCATGGGGAAGATTTTTGCTACTTTTCTCAACTTTCACATCCCCCAGTGGGGTTGCAAACTCTTCATTACCATGCCACTGATGTGTCACCCAACAAGACTGATATGGCCTTTTCCACCTCCCTGAGCCCACACTGCAATGTGAGAACTCACTCCTTCCACCAGGGACAAGCCTTTGTGCGTCGAGATGAGGAGGGAGGCTGGAAGTTCACTTGGGTCCCTAAGCAGCCTTAG